A window of the Oncorhynchus mykiss isolate Arlee chromosome 15, USDA_OmykA_1.1, whole genome shotgun sequence genome harbors these coding sequences:
- the LOC110489728 gene encoding regulator of MON1-CCZ1 complex isoform X2 translates to MVFAVRSGGATGVVVKGPDDKNSVAFRMDDKGEVKCIKFSIGNKILAVQRTPKSVDFISFIPDYPHLECSQECKMKNASILGFCWTNWNEIVFVTDQGIEFYQVLPDKRSLKLLKSQSVNVNWYMYCPETAVILLSTTAQGNVLQPFAFKSGTMSKMPKFEIELPVVPKPAKPNLTERDIAVATIYGQLYVMYLKHHSRTTDSPCAEVVLYQLPREGSYKKTNVLKLNTTGKFALNVVDNLVVVHHQSSQTSIIFDIKLREPDCALNVHQPVLPGRSIHPYRIPLTGLAAVPTQPPVPCELYSSSWSVFQPDIIISASEGYLWYLQVKLPPTVNLLQDKGKLMDFLLRRRDCKMVILSVCAQMLNGGDKGGLPVVATVFDKLNQVYKEYLEAEQTYTVATESGPSRGSAARERPVRTQAVIDQSDMYTHVLSSFSEKKDTSHKFIIAVLMEYIRSLNQVQITVQHYLYELVIKMLVQHNLFYMLHQFLQYHVLSDSKPLACLLLSLESTYPPAHQLSLDMLKRLSTANDEIVEVLLSRQQVLGALRFIRSVGGHGNISARKFLDAARQTADQMLFYTIFRFFEQRNMRLRGNPSFIPGEHCEEHVVYFKQVFGEQALMKQVTV, encoded by the exons ATG GTGTTTGCAGTACGATCAGGGGGTGCCACTGGGGTTGTGGTTAAAGGACCAGATGACAAAAACTCAGTTGCCTTCAG AATGGATGACAAAGGAGAGGTGAAGTGCATTAAGTTTTCGATCGGAAATAAGATTTTGGCTGTCCAGAGAACACCAAAATCTGTG GATTTCATAAGCTTCATACCGGATTATCCGCATTTGGAATGCTCCCAGGAATGTAAG ATGAAGAATGCCAGTATTTTGGGCTTCTGTTGGACCAACTGGAATGAAATCGTTTTCGTCACTGACCAGGGAATTGAGTTCTACCAG GTGCTTCCTGACAAACGCAGCCTGAAGCTGCTGAAGAGTCAGAGCGTCAATGTGAACTGGTACATGTACTGTCCTGAGACTGCAGTCATCCTGCTCTCTACCACCGCCCAGGGCAACGTGCTGCAGCCGTTTGCCTTCAAA AGTGGGACCATGTCTAAAATGCCCAAGTTTGAGATCGAGCTTCCAGTGGTTCCCAAGCCAGCCAAGCCCAATCTGACAGAGAGGGACATTGCTGTGGCCACCAT TTACGGtcagctgtatgtaatgtatctGAAGCATCACTCCAGAACTACTGACAGTCCCTGTGCTGAGGTGGTCCTCTATCAGCTACCCAG GGAGGGATCCTATAAGAAGACCAACGTGTTGAAACTCAACACCACAGGGAAGTTTGCCCTCAACGTGGTGGATAACCTGGTTGTTGTGCATCATCAGAGCTCTCAG ACCTCCATCATATTTGACATCAAGCTGCGGGAGCCTGACTGTGCCCTAAACGTCCATCAGCCTGTGTTGCCTGGTCGCTCCATCCACCCCTACAGGATTCCCCTAACAG GTCTTGCTGCTGTACCCACCCAGCCTCCTGTGCCTTGTGAACTCT ACTCCTCATCTTGGAGCGTCTTTCAACCCGATATCATCATCAGTGCAAGCGAAG GGTATCTGTGGTATCTGCAGGTGAAGCTGCCGCCGACCGTCAACCTCCTGCAGGACAAGGGCAAGCTGATGGACTTCCTCCTGCGTAGACGAGACTGCAAGATGGTAATCTTGTCCGTGTGTGCACAAA TGCTCAATGGGGGAGATAAGGGGGGCTTACCAGTGGTGGCCACAGTGTTCGACAAACTCAACCAAGTTTACAAAGAGTACTTGGAGGCAGAGCAGACCTACACTGTG GCTACGGAGTCTGGTCCCAGCCGAGGCAGCGCTGCTCGGGAGAGGCCCGTCCGGACGCAGGCGGTTATCGACCAGTCAGACATGTACACCCACGTCTTGTCCTCCTTCTCTGAGAAAAAG GACACGTCTCACAAGTTTATAATTGCTGTGCTGATGGAGTACATTCGCTCACTCAACCAGGTCCAGATCACCGTGCAG CATTACCTGTATGAGCTGGTCATTAAGATGTTGGTTCAGCACAACCTCTTCTACATGCTCCATCAGTTCCTCCAGTACCACGTCCTCAGCGACTCCAAGCCACTG GCCTGTTTGCTGCTGTCTCTAGAAAGCACATACCCCCCTGCACACCAGCTCTCCCTGGATATGTTGAAG aGACTGTCCACAGCCAATGATGAGATCGTGGAGGTGCTCCTGTCCAGACAGCAGGTGCTGGGTGCGCTGCGCTTCATCCGCAGCGTGGGTGGCCACGGCAACATCTCCGCCCGTAAGTTCCTAGACGCAGCACGCCAGACAGCCGACCAGATGCTCTTCTACACCATCTTCCGGTTCTTCGAGCAGAGGAACATGCGTCTGAGAGGCAACCCCAGCTTCATCCCAG GTGAGCACTGTGAGGAGCATGTGGTATACTTCAAGCAAGTTTTCGGGGAGCAGGCACTCATGAAGCAAGTAACAGTTTGA
- the LOC110489728 gene encoding regulator of MON1-CCZ1 complex isoform X3 has protein sequence MSEEHYLELCENPVQFENASSVNNVFFDEANKQVFAVRSGGATGVVVKGPDDKNSVAFRMDDKGEVKCIKFSIGNKILAVQRTPKSVDFISFIPDYPHLECSQECKMKNASILGFCWTNWNEIVFVTDQGIEFYQVLPDKRSLKLLKSQSVNVNWYMYCPETAVILLSTTAQGNVLQPFAFKSGTMSKMPKFEIELPVVPKPAKPNLTERDIAVATIYGQLYVMYLKHHSRTTDSPCAEVVLYQLPREGSYKKTNVLKLNTTGKFALNVVDNLVVVHHQSSQTSIIFDIKLREPDCALNVHQPVLPGRSIHPYRIPLTGLAAVPTQPPVPCELYSSSWSVFQPDIIISASEGYLWYLQVKLPPTVNLLQDKGKLMDFLLRRRDCKMATESGPSRGSAARERPVRTQAVIDQSDMYTHVLSSFSEKKDTSHKFIIAVLMEYIRSLNQVQITVQHYLYELVIKMLVQHNLFYMLHQFLQYHVLSDSKPLACLLLSLESTYPPAHQLSLDMLKRLSTANDEIVEVLLSRQQVLGALRFIRSVGGHGNISARKFLDAARQTADQMLFYTIFRFFEQRNMRLRGNPSFIPGEHCEEHVVYFKQVFGEQALMKQVTV, from the exons ATGAGTGAGGAACACTACCTCGAACTTTGTGAAAACCCTGTGCAATTTGAAAATGCGTCAAGCGTCAACAATGTGTTTTTCGACGAAGCGAATAAACAG GTGTTTGCAGTACGATCAGGGGGTGCCACTGGGGTTGTGGTTAAAGGACCAGATGACAAAAACTCAGTTGCCTTCAG AATGGATGACAAAGGAGAGGTGAAGTGCATTAAGTTTTCGATCGGAAATAAGATTTTGGCTGTCCAGAGAACACCAAAATCTGTG GATTTCATAAGCTTCATACCGGATTATCCGCATTTGGAATGCTCCCAGGAATGTAAG ATGAAGAATGCCAGTATTTTGGGCTTCTGTTGGACCAACTGGAATGAAATCGTTTTCGTCACTGACCAGGGAATTGAGTTCTACCAG GTGCTTCCTGACAAACGCAGCCTGAAGCTGCTGAAGAGTCAGAGCGTCAATGTGAACTGGTACATGTACTGTCCTGAGACTGCAGTCATCCTGCTCTCTACCACCGCCCAGGGCAACGTGCTGCAGCCGTTTGCCTTCAAA AGTGGGACCATGTCTAAAATGCCCAAGTTTGAGATCGAGCTTCCAGTGGTTCCCAAGCCAGCCAAGCCCAATCTGACAGAGAGGGACATTGCTGTGGCCACCAT TTACGGtcagctgtatgtaatgtatctGAAGCATCACTCCAGAACTACTGACAGTCCCTGTGCTGAGGTGGTCCTCTATCAGCTACCCAG GGAGGGATCCTATAAGAAGACCAACGTGTTGAAACTCAACACCACAGGGAAGTTTGCCCTCAACGTGGTGGATAACCTGGTTGTTGTGCATCATCAGAGCTCTCAG ACCTCCATCATATTTGACATCAAGCTGCGGGAGCCTGACTGTGCCCTAAACGTCCATCAGCCTGTGTTGCCTGGTCGCTCCATCCACCCCTACAGGATTCCCCTAACAG GTCTTGCTGCTGTACCCACCCAGCCTCCTGTGCCTTGTGAACTCT ACTCCTCATCTTGGAGCGTCTTTCAACCCGATATCATCATCAGTGCAAGCGAAG GGTATCTGTGGTATCTGCAGGTGAAGCTGCCGCCGACCGTCAACCTCCTGCAGGACAAGGGCAAGCTGATGGACTTCCTCCTGCGTAGACGAGACTGCAAGATG GCTACGGAGTCTGGTCCCAGCCGAGGCAGCGCTGCTCGGGAGAGGCCCGTCCGGACGCAGGCGGTTATCGACCAGTCAGACATGTACACCCACGTCTTGTCCTCCTTCTCTGAGAAAAAG GACACGTCTCACAAGTTTATAATTGCTGTGCTGATGGAGTACATTCGCTCACTCAACCAGGTCCAGATCACCGTGCAG CATTACCTGTATGAGCTGGTCATTAAGATGTTGGTTCAGCACAACCTCTTCTACATGCTCCATCAGTTCCTCCAGTACCACGTCCTCAGCGACTCCAAGCCACTG GCCTGTTTGCTGCTGTCTCTAGAAAGCACATACCCCCCTGCACACCAGCTCTCCCTGGATATGTTGAAG aGACTGTCCACAGCCAATGATGAGATCGTGGAGGTGCTCCTGTCCAGACAGCAGGTGCTGGGTGCGCTGCGCTTCATCCGCAGCGTGGGTGGCCACGGCAACATCTCCGCCCGTAAGTTCCTAGACGCAGCACGCCAGACAGCCGACCAGATGCTCTTCTACACCATCTTCCGGTTCTTCGAGCAGAGGAACATGCGTCTGAGAGGCAACCCCAGCTTCATCCCAG GTGAGCACTGTGAGGAGCATGTGGTATACTTCAAGCAAGTTTTCGGGGAGCAGGCACTCATGAAGCAAGTAACAGTTTGA
- the LOC110489728 gene encoding regulator of MON1-CCZ1 complex isoform X1 — MSEEHYLELCENPVQFENASSVNNVFFDEANKQVFAVRSGGATGVVVKGPDDKNSVAFRMDDKGEVKCIKFSIGNKILAVQRTPKSVDFISFIPDYPHLECSQECKMKNASILGFCWTNWNEIVFVTDQGIEFYQVLPDKRSLKLLKSQSVNVNWYMYCPETAVILLSTTAQGNVLQPFAFKSGTMSKMPKFEIELPVVPKPAKPNLTERDIAVATIYGQLYVMYLKHHSRTTDSPCAEVVLYQLPREGSYKKTNVLKLNTTGKFALNVVDNLVVVHHQSSQTSIIFDIKLREPDCALNVHQPVLPGRSIHPYRIPLTGLAAVPTQPPVPCELYSSSWSVFQPDIIISASEGYLWYLQVKLPPTVNLLQDKGKLMDFLLRRRDCKMVILSVCAQMLNGGDKGGLPVVATVFDKLNQVYKEYLEAEQTYTVATESGPSRGSAARERPVRTQAVIDQSDMYTHVLSSFSEKKDTSHKFIIAVLMEYIRSLNQVQITVQHYLYELVIKMLVQHNLFYMLHQFLQYHVLSDSKPLACLLLSLESTYPPAHQLSLDMLKRLSTANDEIVEVLLSRQQVLGALRFIRSVGGHGNISARKFLDAARQTADQMLFYTIFRFFEQRNMRLRGNPSFIPGEHCEEHVVYFKQVFGEQALMKQVTV, encoded by the exons ATGAGTGAGGAACACTACCTCGAACTTTGTGAAAACCCTGTGCAATTTGAAAATGCGTCAAGCGTCAACAATGTGTTTTTCGACGAAGCGAATAAACAG GTGTTTGCAGTACGATCAGGGGGTGCCACTGGGGTTGTGGTTAAAGGACCAGATGACAAAAACTCAGTTGCCTTCAG AATGGATGACAAAGGAGAGGTGAAGTGCATTAAGTTTTCGATCGGAAATAAGATTTTGGCTGTCCAGAGAACACCAAAATCTGTG GATTTCATAAGCTTCATACCGGATTATCCGCATTTGGAATGCTCCCAGGAATGTAAG ATGAAGAATGCCAGTATTTTGGGCTTCTGTTGGACCAACTGGAATGAAATCGTTTTCGTCACTGACCAGGGAATTGAGTTCTACCAG GTGCTTCCTGACAAACGCAGCCTGAAGCTGCTGAAGAGTCAGAGCGTCAATGTGAACTGGTACATGTACTGTCCTGAGACTGCAGTCATCCTGCTCTCTACCACCGCCCAGGGCAACGTGCTGCAGCCGTTTGCCTTCAAA AGTGGGACCATGTCTAAAATGCCCAAGTTTGAGATCGAGCTTCCAGTGGTTCCCAAGCCAGCCAAGCCCAATCTGACAGAGAGGGACATTGCTGTGGCCACCAT TTACGGtcagctgtatgtaatgtatctGAAGCATCACTCCAGAACTACTGACAGTCCCTGTGCTGAGGTGGTCCTCTATCAGCTACCCAG GGAGGGATCCTATAAGAAGACCAACGTGTTGAAACTCAACACCACAGGGAAGTTTGCCCTCAACGTGGTGGATAACCTGGTTGTTGTGCATCATCAGAGCTCTCAG ACCTCCATCATATTTGACATCAAGCTGCGGGAGCCTGACTGTGCCCTAAACGTCCATCAGCCTGTGTTGCCTGGTCGCTCCATCCACCCCTACAGGATTCCCCTAACAG GTCTTGCTGCTGTACCCACCCAGCCTCCTGTGCCTTGTGAACTCT ACTCCTCATCTTGGAGCGTCTTTCAACCCGATATCATCATCAGTGCAAGCGAAG GGTATCTGTGGTATCTGCAGGTGAAGCTGCCGCCGACCGTCAACCTCCTGCAGGACAAGGGCAAGCTGATGGACTTCCTCCTGCGTAGACGAGACTGCAAGATGGTAATCTTGTCCGTGTGTGCACAAA TGCTCAATGGGGGAGATAAGGGGGGCTTACCAGTGGTGGCCACAGTGTTCGACAAACTCAACCAAGTTTACAAAGAGTACTTGGAGGCAGAGCAGACCTACACTGTG GCTACGGAGTCTGGTCCCAGCCGAGGCAGCGCTGCTCGGGAGAGGCCCGTCCGGACGCAGGCGGTTATCGACCAGTCAGACATGTACACCCACGTCTTGTCCTCCTTCTCTGAGAAAAAG GACACGTCTCACAAGTTTATAATTGCTGTGCTGATGGAGTACATTCGCTCACTCAACCAGGTCCAGATCACCGTGCAG CATTACCTGTATGAGCTGGTCATTAAGATGTTGGTTCAGCACAACCTCTTCTACATGCTCCATCAGTTCCTCCAGTACCACGTCCTCAGCGACTCCAAGCCACTG GCCTGTTTGCTGCTGTCTCTAGAAAGCACATACCCCCCTGCACACCAGCTCTCCCTGGATATGTTGAAG aGACTGTCCACAGCCAATGATGAGATCGTGGAGGTGCTCCTGTCCAGACAGCAGGTGCTGGGTGCGCTGCGCTTCATCCGCAGCGTGGGTGGCCACGGCAACATCTCCGCCCGTAAGTTCCTAGACGCAGCACGCCAGACAGCCGACCAGATGCTCTTCTACACCATCTTCCGGTTCTTCGAGCAGAGGAACATGCGTCTGAGAGGCAACCCCAGCTTCATCCCAG GTGAGCACTGTGAGGAGCATGTGGTATACTTCAAGCAAGTTTTCGGGGAGCAGGCACTCATGAAGCAAGTAACAGTTTGA
- the LOC110489728 gene encoding regulator of MON1-CCZ1 complex isoform X4, translated as MKNASILGFCWTNWNEIVFVTDQGIEFYQVLPDKRSLKLLKSQSVNVNWYMYCPETAVILLSTTAQGNVLQPFAFKSGTMSKMPKFEIELPVVPKPAKPNLTERDIAVATIYGQLYVMYLKHHSRTTDSPCAEVVLYQLPREGSYKKTNVLKLNTTGKFALNVVDNLVVVHHQSSQTSIIFDIKLREPDCALNVHQPVLPGRSIHPYRIPLTGLAAVPTQPPVPCELYSSSWSVFQPDIIISASEGYLWYLQVKLPPTVNLLQDKGKLMDFLLRRRDCKMVILSVCAQMLNGGDKGGLPVVATVFDKLNQVYKEYLEAEQTYTVATESGPSRGSAARERPVRTQAVIDQSDMYTHVLSSFSEKKDTSHKFIIAVLMEYIRSLNQVQITVQHYLYELVIKMLVQHNLFYMLHQFLQYHVLSDSKPLACLLLSLESTYPPAHQLSLDMLKRLSTANDEIVEVLLSRQQVLGALRFIRSVGGHGNISARKFLDAARQTADQMLFYTIFRFFEQRNMRLRGNPSFIPGEHCEEHVVYFKQVFGEQALMKQVTV; from the exons ATGAAGAATGCCAGTATTTTGGGCTTCTGTTGGACCAACTGGAATGAAATCGTTTTCGTCACTGACCAGGGAATTGAGTTCTACCAG GTGCTTCCTGACAAACGCAGCCTGAAGCTGCTGAAGAGTCAGAGCGTCAATGTGAACTGGTACATGTACTGTCCTGAGACTGCAGTCATCCTGCTCTCTACCACCGCCCAGGGCAACGTGCTGCAGCCGTTTGCCTTCAAA AGTGGGACCATGTCTAAAATGCCCAAGTTTGAGATCGAGCTTCCAGTGGTTCCCAAGCCAGCCAAGCCCAATCTGACAGAGAGGGACATTGCTGTGGCCACCAT TTACGGtcagctgtatgtaatgtatctGAAGCATCACTCCAGAACTACTGACAGTCCCTGTGCTGAGGTGGTCCTCTATCAGCTACCCAG GGAGGGATCCTATAAGAAGACCAACGTGTTGAAACTCAACACCACAGGGAAGTTTGCCCTCAACGTGGTGGATAACCTGGTTGTTGTGCATCATCAGAGCTCTCAG ACCTCCATCATATTTGACATCAAGCTGCGGGAGCCTGACTGTGCCCTAAACGTCCATCAGCCTGTGTTGCCTGGTCGCTCCATCCACCCCTACAGGATTCCCCTAACAG GTCTTGCTGCTGTACCCACCCAGCCTCCTGTGCCTTGTGAACTCT ACTCCTCATCTTGGAGCGTCTTTCAACCCGATATCATCATCAGTGCAAGCGAAG GGTATCTGTGGTATCTGCAGGTGAAGCTGCCGCCGACCGTCAACCTCCTGCAGGACAAGGGCAAGCTGATGGACTTCCTCCTGCGTAGACGAGACTGCAAGATGGTAATCTTGTCCGTGTGTGCACAAA TGCTCAATGGGGGAGATAAGGGGGGCTTACCAGTGGTGGCCACAGTGTTCGACAAACTCAACCAAGTTTACAAAGAGTACTTGGAGGCAGAGCAGACCTACACTGTG GCTACGGAGTCTGGTCCCAGCCGAGGCAGCGCTGCTCGGGAGAGGCCCGTCCGGACGCAGGCGGTTATCGACCAGTCAGACATGTACACCCACGTCTTGTCCTCCTTCTCTGAGAAAAAG GACACGTCTCACAAGTTTATAATTGCTGTGCTGATGGAGTACATTCGCTCACTCAACCAGGTCCAGATCACCGTGCAG CATTACCTGTATGAGCTGGTCATTAAGATGTTGGTTCAGCACAACCTCTTCTACATGCTCCATCAGTTCCTCCAGTACCACGTCCTCAGCGACTCCAAGCCACTG GCCTGTTTGCTGCTGTCTCTAGAAAGCACATACCCCCCTGCACACCAGCTCTCCCTGGATATGTTGAAG aGACTGTCCACAGCCAATGATGAGATCGTGGAGGTGCTCCTGTCCAGACAGCAGGTGCTGGGTGCGCTGCGCTTCATCCGCAGCGTGGGTGGCCACGGCAACATCTCCGCCCGTAAGTTCCTAGACGCAGCACGCCAGACAGCCGACCAGATGCTCTTCTACACCATCTTCCGGTTCTTCGAGCAGAGGAACATGCGTCTGAGAGGCAACCCCAGCTTCATCCCAG GTGAGCACTGTGAGGAGCATGTGGTATACTTCAAGCAAGTTTTCGGGGAGCAGGCACTCATGAAGCAAGTAACAGTTTGA